In one Flexibacter flexilis DSM 6793 genomic region, the following are encoded:
- a CDS encoding 4Fe-4S dicluster domain-containing protein — MAIIITDECINCGACEPECPNTAIYEGGVEWTWGGGTSLTKVEIEEGVFVDGKEKQTPVSDEFYYIVPNKCTECKGFHEEPQCAAVCPVDCCVDDPDYRETDEELLEKKAWLHNE, encoded by the coding sequence ATGGCTATTATAATAACAGACGAATGTATTAACTGCGGAGCTTGCGAACCCGAGTGCCCAAACACTGCTATCTATGAAGGTGGCGTAGAATGGACTTGGGGCGGCGGTACCAGCCTTACGAAAGTAGAAATTGAAGAAGGCGTTTTTGTGGATGGAAAAGAGAAACAAACGCCAGTTTCTGACGAGTTTTATTACATCGTACCCAATAAATGTACTGAATGTAAAGGCTTCCACGAAGAACCGCAATGCGCTGCGGTTTGCCCTGTGGATTGCTGCGTAGATGATCCAGACTACCGCGAAACAGACGAAGAACTGCTCGAAAAGAAAGCATGGTTGCACAACGAATAG